The Branchiostoma lanceolatum isolate klBraLanc5 chromosome 1, klBraLanc5.hap2, whole genome shotgun sequence genomic sequence CATCAGTGGTAAGTAAAACGAACATATTGCGAAGAGGCAAGGTCATTTTACGCCACAAGTAGCTTTGGGTCCAGACGGCAAGGTCACGACCATTGTCACCCCGCCGGTCAGGGTCAAAAGCCATTCTTGAATGGACAAAAGTAAAGAACCCGTACTTGTGGCTTCCTCTTAGCTCTAGCAGCTTTAAAAGTCCTCCACGTGCGTAATCTTCAAACAGTGTGTCTTCGACTAGAGTTGGGGTAAAACAAGTCAAGGCTTCTTAGGACAAGTATGTTTGTCGTTGGGAGTACCTCGGAGTCACAGTACTGTTTCCGTGTCTTGTTGCCCGCTATTAGCTCATGTTAATGACCTGTTGCAGGTTGCTTTTTTTTGTTCCAAGTAAATCCGAAAGCTTTTGGTAATAATCAGTCGGCTGCAATAAAAATACAAACGAGACGTCCATCCATTGATGAGGCGCCTGAACGTTAGACCTTATTTTTTTCTATACCCTACTAACGCTGAACATGTCATAAATCCATGAATATACAAAtgcattatatacatatatatataaacatagaCTCATAGGACCTACTAAATGATGACAACTGTAATGGTAAAGGCTTTTGCGTCTGACAAGAAATTGTTAAAATGAATTTTATATGTCGCACACAGGCATGACGCAAATTGCGAAAACCTGCGCTGCCACATGCATTTAGGGTCTGTGTTCATGATGAATGACCAGACGATGAACATACTTCGCAAACGTTTATCTGACCAATCAAAGAACACGTTATATCTATTTTGGAAAATCATTGACCAAGAAAGCTTGTCGTACTGTCCACAAAGGTGAACTACGGAGCACTGTCAAGCTGTCAGACGATAATGAATTGCAGGTGTGAAGACGGTATCAGATTTAAGGCTAGCGGCGCAGGGTAACGTATCAGGCTCGCGCACGCGGATAATCTAACCGGCGCTCCGGGGCTCCCACACAATAACCGACCGAGGCTACCCCGGCTCCGTGTCTGTTCTCCGTGTTTAGGTATCGCCACAGCAAATAGCGTCGATAGAGACGTGCATGACCTTTGACCGCGTGTTGATTTTACGTTCCCCCTGAAAATACGGGAGCTCCTCTTAAGAGTTCGCTCGGGCGTGGACGTCTAAAACGCGCGTGTAACCCTCGTTAGGCGCGGGGACAGAAGTCACAAATACGGTGTCCCCAAGCTTCAACAGTGTCCGTTCGGACATGTATGATATGCATGACCCCCCGTTATCACCTGACTAGGCTGGATTATAAACAACACCCGTGTCATTATGGTGGTTTTCAGGCCCTCCGGCTTTCAAAGGAACATGTTTGTATGCATGCATAATACGCGCGATCGAATTTCTCTCCTCGGCcgccacacacacacgtacagcgCGTACCGGCAGACTCCAGAATCTCTACCCTCACGTTAATGATTCACCATTGCCACCAGCGCCTTGTAAAGAGAGCGATCATGTCGTAAACAACACTAAGGAATTACACATTAAGGAACAAAAGGGCTGCAAAGACGACTGCTGAGATACAGAAAACCACAAACACTCCCACAAACAGAACGCCACAAATATATCACTAACGTACGCGTGATCACGTTTTAACACGACAAATACTCTGcacaggaaaaacaaaacaaaggacgATATCTGAAATATCCGCCTGGGCTTATCTTTATACGTGTATGTGCCCTTTGAACATAAGGACTAATCTTAACGCGAGTTGAACCATTTCACGGCTAAGACACGCGTAGGTTTACCTGAAGTCAATAGGATATAAAAACGAACACAGACTTACGCATAACTACTGCTTTTACGTATTTTATGCTAGTCTTAATCTTATAAGACAGGTACCATACACTTTAAagtattctgttcaatattgtcaGTTTGTTATATTTCACGAAAGGTTTCCCGCTTGATAAATGGAATAAACTCGAGTTTCTACAATATCCAGACCCTGCGGTCGCGTCCTTGCCCCTTTCTCGTTAATCATGCGACGATATCATAGAAATGTCCAACCTTATCGTAGACTTCATCTGAGTCCGTGATTTTTGACAACGCTACGATAGATAGAGTATGTCGCGCTCTGTATGTTATCAACAGCGcctaataagaaaaacaacttaGCCATTATATTTATCAACAAATACTAACATAGTGAGGAGAACATTCTTTTGATACCAACGTTATCTGTGAAACGACTAATTCCTAAGATCTACAATCAAAAGAAATGATAGTCTACGCTACGATGTTATGAACGCGTAATCATGATATGTTTTTAGACAACAGTACACCGAAAGATGCCATACCCCCTGCAAATATTCTACACAAAGAGAGAAATAATCTTTCTCGCAACGATGGACGTCTGCCAAAGTTAAAACAGTCTGCTGAACCTCAAGTGAAGACAACGTTGAGACGGTAACACGGTTAACGGGAGGGGAATAAATGGCCGGTTTACACGACAGACTATTCAATCCCAGCGGACACGATCTAGCCGCTGTACCGAGCCCATGTAGCGATCGGAAACCTTAAATCACGACACAAAAAAGGCGGACAGTTGGCCAGGCGGGAATGTAGTATCCACGTCCATTGACATTAAATGGACTCATACGTAACATGAGAGACATAGCAGGTTCATATCGCTCAACAGTGTTACGCTATCATTGCAGGTTCAACTCTGAAGAAGTGACAATAATATTCACCACTTGGCGCCAAGTTACGACTATAAATTTTACTGTCACGCTACAATCGGAACTATCAAGCTCAACACAGTTAACGATTGACGCAGCTATAACGTGAAGACGACAAAGCGTCACTTACCTACGAACTGTCGAACGTCGTTGACGTTGAATTCCTGACCAGGTATCCTGTTGACATAAGGAAAACAAGAATCGAAAGTAAAGATGTGCAAAACGCTGAAAAAACTAAAAGCGAAACGCTCTTCAACAGTCCTAATCAAAGGCAACATATCGGACATGTCCGCGATAGTGATTTTTGACTTACAAATTTTGGGAAACTGTacgaaaaacattaaaaaaacttaCCTTATCCCAAGCCCTTCCTTGTTCTTGATGCATATTGGGTTATGGAAGCCGTTTTTCTGCAAGTATTTCAGGCCGAAATCTGTGGAGAGAAGATCGTGGGAAATGATGTGGCTATCTATACGCCGTGATGATACGTGGGTAAATGCTGACAAGGTTCATCCACCATGCATATGCGTGATCCGACAAACGTCGTCAcacaaaaacaatgcaaacacGCCTGCATACTCATTAAACATGCGACGTAAACATTCATCAACCAAGCCACATGACGTGCGGTAAAACGCATGCACAACAACAATGGTAAGACTGCATTTTCGAGCGAAAAGAAGCGAGCATAACAGATACGGTTATCAAATCTACATGTCACCCATGCGAATACACAAACTAGCTACATCgtctggaaaaaaagaagacacaCCTAATCCGTTTGAAGAAATTCCCAACTCTTTTTTTAGAAACACGCGATCTTTCAAACACAGAGGATCGAAAGAGAACAATATTCCTACGACTGAATACTGAATTGGCAGACCAGGCACAACTCATGCAGCGAGCGCTATTGTGTTTCCCCACGCGCGCATGCACAAGGGTTGCTTggccaggaaaaaaaaaacactgaatgAAACCCGTTGTCCGCTTACGAACTGCCGTTTCTATGGACACGGTATGCCTCATGCTTCAAACGATGACTTTGACAGGACACGTATAGACTTTTTTTCTGCCAGCCGCCAAGAGAAATGTCTGTCCTCCTCTATACATGACGCTATTGTGAATGGGACAAACCCGCTACTAGACTTGCGGTCCCTACGGCATTCACTTTTACGTACAATCGGGATCAAACTACTCTAACGTTACTGTTCACGAAAGAAAACCTATCCCTCACATCATATTGCACATTGCGATTTATTACAAACATCCCTTTTACGACAGATACAGCGAGAACAATAGCCACGTCTTGACGCGAGTGCATCAAGGCACGTGACAACGTCTTAGGCACCTGGCCGATTGTCTTCAGATCTAATTTATTCAATACACCTAAGCACCTTACAATTCTACATAGACACCGTTTCAACTACGTCAAATTCAAAACTGCTGAATCGTCTTTAAATCGAGGATAACATCTATGTTTCTTCGTAGCATGCATGGCATTGATATATTTTATTGCTGTTTAATACTACTTTATACGTGAACGCTAAACTTAAGAATAGCGATTTAGGTATACCGGTACTAGTTGCATCTTCGTTTAACTATCTTTTTAAACTTCCCCTACGTTGAACGTATACGTGTACATTCCCAATCGCCGATTGCACTCTACGAGATTTCATACCGAattcctaaaaaaaaaaagagcccTATTCCTGAATGCATGCGTCAAATACCGGAGATTTGTTCAGaagataacaaaaacaaaagtcaaAAAGGAAATGTCATCAACCAACAACACATGACAATTCCTACGATGTCAGCAAGTTTGGCGACGGAGGGAGGGGCGCCCATACTTTCGAAATTGTAAGTTACGATCTACCAAAAAATCGCGAACTTCCACTGAACGGCTTCTAGTCCAATCACATATGATAATTTCGGTGccgaaaaaattaaaaaccgATCACATTTATAgggatatcattttttttcaacatcaaagGCGTGACACAGACGATGACCATACGAAGtatttatttctacattttgaacaATAACAGAACGATCTATCATCATCGACACTTAATTTGCAAAGAAAGCCATGAGTGTACAATGATTTTTTAGTTTCAATATCCAAAACAGCGAAAAATTGATAATTTCCCATGTCGTAGCCTGCCTATGATATAGACGTATTAACAAGTGTCCGGAAccaagtttctttttttcccttCACTGCTTCTTACCAGTTCCATCCTTGTATTCGACGAAGTCTTCGGTGAATCTATCCGACTTGAGCTTTTCCTCGACGCTGAAGGTCCTTTTTCCTTCGATTTCATCCTCGATTTCCTCTTCGTCGTCGTAGTGTTTGGGTGGTTTGGCGCGCTGAATAGTTGAAACACACCATCAAGGGGGCATCATGGTATATACCAATGCAGAGACATGGCCCAACACGAACACAGCGATCCTTTCTGGACATTTCTCACTCTAATACGTTATCTTCATACAACACTAGGTGTCACAATACACCTCCGTGAGAGTCGTGGGAGTTGTTGTTAAAAAAAGGGTGCTCCGAGGGCAGAGGTTTTTAAACTGTGTCGGTACTGGAGCCTACATGCAGGTTATTTACACACAGTTCTCGATCACGTACCATGCTCCGAGATGTACATGGGGATATAAAAATCCGTCGTTACTCTTAACAGTGCATCATTATCACTTATTAACACTAACTTCAACATATGGGGTCGTTAGTGGTGTTAATTGAACTACCTGGGCGAAGTTTTAGCGCAGGGGAGACTTTTGAGACGAATTTAAAGCGCCAAAATTTAAAAGTAATGCACAATGGTACCCCCATGACATGAACGCCCGTAACATGTAGCTCACTTACATTACGTAAAATCACAAAAACTAGGGGGTGCAGACACTCAATTCACCGATTGTGGGCAACATCGATCCTTTGTGCTCGATTGAAACTAAGATTTGGGGTAGAATAAAGGATTTTGACTTCACGAATACGAAAGGCGAATCTGCAAGCGCCAAAATTCGAACAGCGCATCATCTTGCGTTGTGAAATAGGCTACATCTACACTACAGCGCTGAGTGCACATCGCAACATGTAGCTCAGTTACAACTACAAAAATCTCGCTATCCACGAACGTACAACGTCCAAAACATCAATCACCAGTAAAAATGGTCCTTCCTGGTGGATTTGTATACAATTTTGGACTAAAGTGAGGTATTTTAACATTTCAGGTCCAAGCGATAAATACGGATAGCTACGAAGAATGGGCACACTACAGCAAATACGCTCACAACATAGAATTTCAGTACATGAAGCTCACTTACAACTCGAAAAATATCACAGGTTGTTAATTCTGAACACCCAAAACTTTAATCAATAGCATCATTGAAGCTTTCTAGTGGATTTAAATGAAGTTTTGGGTTAAAATAAGAAATGTGGACTTTTCTGCGGCGAGCGACAAATTTGGTACATCGTGAGTGAACAGCCACAACGTGATCGTTTTGCCACACGCTCGCTACAGTCGGCGTGAAAACAAAAAGTCGCTAACAGAAAACGGCAAAACTCGACTTTGCAATCAAACCTACGATATAGAAACAACATGGAAAATATCTACATTCATGATATCTCCCAGAATTACGGAAAATGTTCGATTAGGGCGACAATGGACATATTTTTGGGAACTACAAGATGGCAGCTCCCACTGAGTCTGTACATAGACACAGCCCATACATAAACTAGTCGTAGCTATTGTACTACTAGAAACGCTACAAACCAACTGGCGGCCAGAGCCTGACTTGCTTTCCATTACAGAGTATGCGAAATGGGGCCAAACTCTGCAATATTGGGTAAAAATCACCCAAAATAGGCGAAATCTCGCAGTTCAGTGACCCCTCCGGCCTCCGACACCGGATTTGCCGACCAACTTTGTGTACCAGGCAGGGTCGTGACgtcacctcatttacatatctaATCGTCTCAGTGCGCGGGGGACGCTGGGAAGGGAACAGACCTCCCGAAAATACAGCTGTTCAACGCAAACAGTCCTTTTTACCTGTCATAACTTTTACTTATTTTCACTCTAATATGCTGTAAATGACTTCAATTTTGTCTCACTTAAACATGATTTGTACAAATTCAATTTTTCGTCAGTTTAATTAATTTTCTTGAACAAAAAGTGCAGCTATCATGGTATTAAAAAGGCACTTTATTTGAAGACAGCCCTACGTAAATATTGCCGGAAATGGTAGCAGCAGTGAACGAAAAATTCagtatttttgacattttttagtCGCCTGGTACTATTTTGCCATTACAGTCATTATCGGACCAGGTTTGTGGATTAGTAGCCTTTAGATCGCTTCCACAGGTTTTGTTGTCTGACGTGTCAGCTGGGTTGACTGTCACCATTGAGCCGCAAAGCTACGCCGACTGGTTGAGAGAGAGCTACGCGAAAGTCATGGCGGAGGAGCACACGGTCCAGGCGCTGTCCTGGAGACGGTTATATCTCAGTCGCGCCAAACTCAAGGCGGCTAGCAGGACATCGGCACTACTGTCTGGATTCGCTATGGTGAGAAAATAGTGACTAAGATTTCCACCGAGTTTTTATTTTAGGGGGAGGGGCACGAATGAACGATGACGCTACTGTAAAACGTGATTGTTGATTCATCAGTGATGTGCAGTGATAAGACATAAACATTCTGATAGAAAAATTTACGATTTCTAGTAGAGTTTTACATCAATTATGTTGCAGATCACATTGTCTCACCAAGATTGTACTTTGTTACAGTTTGCATCAAAATATTAATAGCTATGTCACAAAATATCATTGGAGAAACAGTTGCCAGTCTGGATGCAACTGTTGCTCCTAACAACGAATTTCTTAACGATGTTCAGAAGTGACCTTTACAAATGGTAATGTTATATTGTTATTTATAAGCAGAGTCACCCACATGGCCACAGTGACAGTAAgctacagcaaggaggttataacatAAGACCTCCTTGGCTACAGCTTACCATCATCCAACATTTAATGGTTATAGATGGATTATTCTTTTGACAAGAGCCAGGACTCATTTATATCTGCAGATCTTGAATGTTTGATTCACCAGAAACCCAGCAGTCCTGCTGTGAAGCCTATTTAGGTAAAATATAGCCTGTGGAACACTGGGCTTGCTGCTCATGCCAACAAATCCTGAAACTGACAGAAACATTCTTCTCTGCTCGCCCCCTAGGTTGCAATGGTGGAAGTGCAGTTGCAGAAGGGTGATGCCTCGTAAGTTCTCTTTACGTACATGTAACGTTTTTGGTGTTACAAAAGAAAAGTCAAACAtagtatttacagtattagaatTCAGTAATTGCTATGTGCTGTAAATGCCTGTAAGTTCATAGGGATTTGATTGCATGTTTAatagggggaaaatggagtgttccgcAGTGGTTTAAGGTCTGTGGTTGAAACAGCTGCAGTGGGTTAGGAGAGTGAAAGACttcactgtgaaaaccatgaacattaaaccactgcaaaaatttcaatATATACAGCACCATAAAAACAATTGGATCAAGTCAAGGACTTTACATAGTCACCCGAGTATGTATTCATGACAATGTTATGAGAAGACTTCTGTCAGTAACAGAAACTTCTTTTCTCCAGAGAAAAAATTGATGACGTTCCCGAGGGTCTCTTCATCTCCTTCAGCGTGATCACCACCATCCTTGTGGCGGTGCATCTCTTCGCTCTCATGATCAGCACCTGCATTCTCCCAAACATCGAGGCCGTCAGCAACGTGCACAACATCACGGCCGTGAATGAGTCGCCGCACGAGCACATGCGCGTGTTCATCGAGGTCGCGTGGTGCTTCTCCACGGGACTCGGTATCTTCCTGTTCCTGGTGGAGATCGCGGTCCTGATGTGGGTCAAGTTCTACCAGTTCAGCACCTGGGCGGCCATCATATCCACGGGCATACTCGTGCCCGTGCTCATCTTGTTCGTGGCCTTCGCGGTGCATTTTTACCGTACCCTGGTGGTACACAAGTACGAGCGATCAGCCCAAGGACTGATAGAGCTAGAAAACATGGCCACCCAGCTAAAGGACAATGGTCCACGGGTGGAGGATGTGTAGAATGGGTCAAAAATCtaaatggaatatttttgtattccttctaataatgataacaaacatCAAAATTTATGATTGTAAAGGCGACGTTTTTAATGATGAGCCAAATTTATATTCAAATTTGTCTATGTTTTCTTCACTTTGAAATTGTGGCTTGAAAATGGACTGTGATGTGATTGTTTGGACATGTTTGTCGGTGATGTTTTTTCAACGTGTTGCGAAAAGGAATGTTGATTCAGTGCATGTTGTTTCCTTTTTAAGCGTAATTGGAGGAATTACTTTTGTACCTTGTAGCGTAAAAATATTGTCAAAGCtagaaaagaaaattgttgCACTTGATTAGTGGAAAGTGTTAAATTTGGTATGAACAGTTATCAGCAGCCCCCTTCCCACAAACATGCTGCAATGCTAGTAGCATTTGCTAGGTGGTATGACTGCTTGCCCATTGCGACAATCAGAATACAAATCCTATAATTGAAAGATACATTTATTCTCTCTAAGTGCTACTAATAGTGTCAATAGTGTCAATAACTTGAATGAGACCTTTTAGTTGCTAAGCTTTACCTGCAAATTTCTGctaatatttgaaaacaaagcCATGTGTTGATCCCCAAACTTGCATTTAGGGATATTCCCATTGCATATGATAATATACTGCCCTCCCCACTAAGTAAGCATGACCTAATGACTGATTGAATCAGGAATAGAGAAAAGATAATTCCTTTAAAGACTTTGCAATTCACATCAGCTGCGTATAATACATGACCCAGTCATTTTTATTCAACAGAAATGATGTTAAAATCAACAAATATGATGGATTTCTCAGTCTTGCCACACTTGCAATACAATCAAATGTTTGCAATGTAGACCTTGTTATACTGTAACCTTAGCAGCTCTGTGTGCTGCTTCACTTGTGccacttttgtacatgtatatttatagaTATTCTAGTTTTGTATTGCCAATATCTATGGAAGAAATATAAATGTAAGTAtacaaaaaaactgtatattAAAAAGATCCATGCATCAAATTTATATCCGTTGCAAATTGGATAGGTGATAAGAGCATTCAGCAGAGTTCTCAAAATTTTAAGAAATAGTTGGTTTATTTTTTTGTGCTGGTTGTATATTAGTTATATTTTCCAAACCTCTCATTGTTTAGTTAGATAACTTGAGGACCAACGCAAATTGTTTCAAAGTGGCTCAGAAATGTCACTACTTCACATGGCACTGAGCAATAAAATGAGTATCAAAATTGCTTTAGGGTAAGTGCACTTGATTGGATGTATGTGTAACTGTAAGTGGATCTGAAGTGGATGGATGTGTGATTTGGGGCCATAGATAGAATTTGTAATGAAACTGAGtactaccaaggacattatataatgtctttAGTGCTACTACTAAAATATCTAAGAAGGCTGCTTTTACAGTTACTCATTTGAAGTAATCAGACAAACATTGAAAACAGTCATATGACAATTTGAACAATAGAAATGTTCCTCTTTCATGCTTTTTAATGACCCAT encodes the following:
- the LOC136442248 gene encoding calcium release-activated calcium channel protein 1-like, with protein sequence MAEEHTVQALSWRRLYLSRAKLKAASRTSALLSGFAMVAMVEVQLQKGDASEKIDDVPEGLFISFSVITTILVAVHLFALMISTCILPNIEAVSNVHNITAVNESPHEHMRVFIEVAWCFSTGLGIFLFLVEIAVLMWVKFYQFSTWAAIISTGILVPVLILFVAFAVHFYRTLVVHKYERSAQGLIELENMATQLKDNGPRVEDV